The following coding sequences are from one Streptomyces sp. V3I7 window:
- a CDS encoding ABC transporter substrate-binding protein encodes MNSRRAGAVLVAAAMPLALTACNSSDGADGGKPRIAIVSKGFQQQFWQSVKKGAEQEAAKEGATITFVGPPTEADVEQQTNMLSNALAKSPDAIGFAALDSKASAPLLEQAKSQHIPVVAFDSGVESDIPVTTAATDNKAAAAEAAKHMAQLLGGKGKVAMVVHDQTSRSGIDRRDGFMEWMKKNAPGIKLLHPQYGGGDQIKSADITKSIITSNPDIDGIYGSNEGSAIGVINGVKESRRKGIRIVGFDSGQAQIDAISSGLEAGAVTQNPMGIGREVVRAAMEAIDGKSVPKSIDTGFYWYDKSSMNDRKIQAALYK; translated from the coding sequence ATGAACTCACGACGAGCCGGGGCGGTCCTCGTGGCAGCCGCCATGCCCCTCGCGCTGACCGCGTGCAATTCCTCCGACGGCGCCGACGGCGGCAAGCCGCGCATAGCCATCGTTTCCAAGGGTTTCCAGCAGCAGTTCTGGCAGTCGGTGAAGAAGGGCGCCGAACAGGAGGCCGCGAAGGAAGGGGCGACGATCACGTTCGTCGGGCCGCCCACCGAGGCGGACGTGGAGCAGCAGACCAACATGCTCTCCAACGCCCTGGCCAAGAGCCCCGACGCCATCGGCTTCGCCGCACTGGACAGCAAGGCCTCCGCCCCGCTGCTCGAACAGGCCAAGTCCCAGCACATCCCGGTCGTCGCCTTCGACTCGGGAGTCGAGTCCGACATCCCCGTCACCACCGCTGCGACCGACAACAAGGCCGCCGCCGCGGAAGCGGCCAAGCACATGGCCCAACTCCTCGGCGGCAAGGGCAAGGTGGCCATGGTCGTCCACGACCAGACCAGCCGCTCCGGCATCGACCGCCGGGACGGCTTCATGGAGTGGATGAAGAAGAACGCCCCCGGGATCAAGCTCCTCCACCCGCAGTACGGCGGAGGCGACCAGATCAAGTCCGCCGACATCACCAAGTCGATCATCACCTCCAACCCCGACATCGACGGAATCTACGGCTCCAACGAAGGCTCGGCCATCGGCGTCATCAACGGCGTCAAGGAGAGCCGCAGGAAGGGCATCAGGATCGTCGGCTTCGACTCCGGACAGGCGCAGATCGACGCCATCTCAAGTGGCCTGGAGGCCGGGGCCGTTACCCAGAACCCGATGGGGATCGGCCGGGAGGTCGTCAGGGCCGCCATGGAGGCGATCGACGGCAAGAGCGTCCCCAAGTCCATCGACACCGGCTTCTACTGGTACGACAAGAGCAGCATGAACGACAGGAAGATCCAGGCCGCCCTCTACAAGTGA
- a CDS encoding ABC transporter permease, with amino-acid sequence MTTLKAPADTVTKAAHAPAGERTSGGLGAAARDRLQQLLAFAGLIVIVAFFSLASGDFFTYGNITNVLFSTVVIGLLSVGTTFVIITGGIDLSIGTGMALCAVMSGAFIVRMGLPLPVGVLGAILFGGLIGLVNGLNVALLRIPPFIATLAMMLVAQGLALVISHSAPIYFTNAPGYTRISTGNLIPGADFPNAVVILVVVAVIAGVVLNKTTLGRYTYAIGSNEEATALSGIDVRKWKIVVYTLAGLFIGLAGVMISARLGSAQPATGMGYELQAIAAVVIGGTSLTGGKGSLVGTVIGALIISVLNNGLQIMSIPQEWQDVILGCVILVAVYADMMRKRAA; translated from the coding sequence GTGACCACTCTCAAGGCACCGGCGGACACCGTGACGAAAGCCGCCCACGCACCAGCGGGAGAACGCACATCAGGCGGACTCGGCGCCGCCGCCCGGGACCGCCTGCAACAACTCCTCGCCTTCGCCGGCCTGATCGTCATCGTCGCGTTCTTCTCCCTGGCGAGCGGCGACTTCTTCACCTACGGCAACATCACCAACGTCCTGTTCTCCACCGTGGTGATCGGGCTGCTCTCGGTCGGCACCACCTTCGTGATCATCACCGGCGGCATCGACCTCTCCATCGGCACCGGCATGGCGCTGTGCGCGGTCATGTCGGGCGCGTTCATCGTCAGGATGGGACTGCCGCTGCCTGTCGGCGTGCTCGGCGCGATCCTGTTCGGCGGCCTGATCGGACTGGTCAACGGCCTGAACGTCGCGCTGCTGCGCATTCCGCCGTTCATCGCGACCCTCGCGATGATGCTGGTCGCCCAGGGCCTCGCCCTGGTCATCTCCCACAGTGCGCCGATCTACTTCACCAACGCGCCGGGCTACACCAGGATTTCGACGGGCAACCTGATCCCGGGTGCCGACTTCCCCAACGCCGTCGTCATCCTCGTCGTCGTCGCCGTCATCGCCGGTGTCGTCCTGAACAAGACGACCCTCGGCCGGTACACGTACGCGATCGGCAGCAACGAGGAGGCGACCGCGCTCTCCGGCATCGACGTCCGCAAGTGGAAGATCGTGGTCTACACGCTCGCCGGCCTGTTCATCGGGCTCGCCGGGGTGATGATCTCGGCCCGCCTGGGATCGGCGCAGCCCGCGACCGGCATGGGGTACGAACTCCAGGCGATCGCCGCGGTCGTCATCGGCGGCACCTCGCTGACCGGCGGCAAGGGATCGCTGGTCGGCACGGTCATCGGCGCGCTCATCATCTCCGTGCTGAACAACGGTCTCCAGATCATGTCCATCCCGCAGGAGTGGCAGGACGTGATCCTGGGCTGCGTCATCCTCGTCGCCGTCTACGCCGACATGATGCGCAAGCGAGCCGCGTGA
- a CDS encoding sugar ABC transporter ATP-binding protein gives MTALRAERTTSATPLLELEGVSKSFPGVQALSDMRLDLRCGEVLALVGENGAGKSTLMKLLSGIHAPDTGHFRLCGEPLRPTSPKQALELGISIIHQEFNLMPDLTVAQNIFIGREPSVRRFGFLLDERALNAKARDLIDRLELPLDVGALVGNLTVAQQQMVEIAKALSYDPKVLIMDEPTAALNDAEVATLHGLIRRFVREDTGVIYISHRMDELKAVTDRITVIRDGRYIGTVDTEATTMKEVISMMVGRELTREARPEGVRGDREVALSVRGLSTKSLLRDASFELREGEILGFAGLMGAGRTEVARALVGADRIDSGTIELRGKAVRIGSPAEAAKHRIGYLSEDRKSLGLLLEQDVNSNIALSSMGELFSVGGFVNDRAMRAKSAELVTSLRIRTPSLRQAAKNLSGGNQQKVVIAKWLVKDCDVLIFDEPTRGIDVGAKEEIYRVLNELAAQGKSIIVISSELPEVLRLSHRIVVMSEGRVTGVLDADEATQENVMHYATLRSSGADGAHAADATEAAAP, from the coding sequence ATGACCGCACTGCGGGCGGAGCGGACCACGAGCGCCACACCGCTGCTGGAGCTGGAGGGCGTCAGCAAGAGCTTCCCCGGTGTCCAGGCCCTGTCGGACATGCGGCTGGACCTGCGCTGTGGTGAAGTGCTGGCGCTGGTGGGGGAGAACGGCGCCGGCAAGTCCACGCTGATGAAGCTGCTGTCGGGCATCCACGCCCCCGACACCGGGCACTTCCGGCTCTGCGGTGAACCGCTGCGCCCCACGAGCCCCAAACAGGCACTGGAGTTGGGCATCAGCATCATCCATCAGGAGTTCAACCTGATGCCGGACCTCACGGTGGCCCAGAACATCTTCATCGGACGCGAACCGTCGGTCAGGAGGTTCGGGTTCCTGCTCGACGAGCGGGCCCTGAACGCCAAGGCGCGGGATCTGATCGACCGGCTGGAACTCCCCTTGGACGTAGGAGCGTTGGTCGGCAACCTGACCGTCGCGCAACAGCAGATGGTGGAGATCGCCAAGGCGCTGTCGTACGACCCCAAGGTGCTGATCATGGACGAGCCGACCGCCGCGCTCAACGACGCCGAGGTCGCGACGCTGCACGGACTGATCCGCCGGTTCGTCCGCGAGGACACCGGCGTCATCTACATCTCGCACCGCATGGACGAGTTGAAGGCCGTCACCGACCGGATCACGGTCATCCGGGACGGCCGCTACATCGGCACCGTCGACACCGAGGCCACCACCATGAAGGAGGTCATCTCCATGATGGTGGGGCGGGAGCTGACCAGGGAGGCGCGGCCGGAAGGGGTCCGCGGCGACCGTGAAGTGGCCCTGTCCGTACGGGGGTTGTCCACCAAGTCGCTGCTGCGGGACGCGTCCTTCGAGCTGCGCGAGGGCGAGATCCTCGGCTTCGCCGGCCTCATGGGAGCGGGCCGCACCGAGGTCGCGCGGGCCCTCGTCGGCGCGGACCGGATCGACTCGGGGACCATCGAACTGCGCGGCAAGGCCGTACGGATCGGCAGTCCCGCCGAGGCGGCCAAGCACCGGATCGGCTACCTCTCCGAGGACCGCAAGAGCCTCGGGCTGCTGCTCGAACAGGACGTGAACAGCAACATCGCCCTCAGCTCGATGGGCGAACTGTTCTCCGTCGGCGGCTTCGTCAACGACCGGGCGATGCGCGCGAAGTCCGCCGAACTGGTCACCTCCCTGAGGATCAGGACGCCGTCCCTCCGACAGGCCGCGAAGAACCTCTCCGGTGGCAACCAGCAGAAGGTGGTGATCGCCAAGTGGCTGGTCAAGGACTGCGACGTACTGATCTTCGACGAACCGACACGCGGCATCGACGTCGGTGCGAAGGAGGAGATCTACCGCGTGCTCAACGAACTGGCGGCCCAGGGAAAGTCGATCATCGTCATCTCCTCCGAACTCCCGGAGGTGCTACGCCTCTCCCACCGGATCGTGGTGATGAGCGAGGGCCGCGTCACCGGCGTGCTGGACGCGGACGAGGCCACTCAGGAGAACGTGATGCACTACGCGACCCTGCGAAGCAGCGGCGCCGACGGCGCCCATGCCGCTGACGCGACCGAGGCAGCCGCCCCTTGA
- a CDS encoding LacI family DNA-binding transcriptional regulator, with protein MATIYEVAALAGVSPATVSRVLNGAPVGQPYADKVRKAAATLNYKPNRTARTLRRRSAEVIALIIPDIENPFFTALARGVEDRAQAEGYSVVLCNTDDRHDKEAKYLEIALSEHMAGVILAPASDRTSLDTVTARKTPVVVVDRTAHHNDVDAVVVDNAAGGRTAATALYEQGFSLVACITGPSDVETAEQRAAGWREVFTARTPEAIPDDYLRFADYRVDGGFAAMADLMRLPEPPDAVFVANNLMSLGALHCLAELDQAPPAIGMVAFGDLPLGIPAPAGVSVIHHPAREIGVVAARLLIERIAGDTQPSRTVVLPTSLD; from the coding sequence ATGGCAACCATCTACGAGGTCGCAGCTCTGGCCGGAGTGTCCCCGGCCACCGTTTCCCGTGTCCTCAACGGCGCCCCGGTGGGGCAGCCGTACGCCGACAAGGTCCGCAAGGCCGCCGCGACGCTGAACTACAAGCCCAATCGCACGGCGCGTACGCTGCGTCGCCGCTCGGCGGAGGTGATCGCGCTGATCATCCCCGACATCGAGAACCCGTTCTTCACGGCGCTCGCCCGGGGCGTCGAGGACCGGGCGCAGGCGGAGGGGTACTCCGTCGTCCTGTGCAACACGGACGACCGGCACGACAAGGAAGCGAAGTACCTCGAGATCGCGCTGTCGGAGCACATGGCCGGCGTCATCCTCGCGCCCGCGTCGGACCGGACCAGCCTCGACACCGTGACGGCGCGGAAGACGCCGGTGGTGGTCGTCGACCGGACCGCGCACCACAACGACGTCGACGCCGTGGTGGTGGACAACGCGGCGGGCGGCCGGACCGCGGCCACGGCCCTGTACGAGCAGGGCTTCTCGCTGGTCGCGTGCATCACGGGCCCGTCGGACGTGGAGACGGCCGAGCAGCGCGCCGCCGGCTGGCGCGAGGTCTTCACGGCGCGCACCCCCGAGGCGATACCCGACGACTATCTGCGCTTCGCCGACTACCGTGTCGACGGGGGCTTCGCCGCCATGGCCGACCTGATGCGGCTCCCCGAGCCGCCGGACGCGGTGTTCGTGGCCAACAACCTGATGTCGCTGGGCGCGTTGCACTGCCTGGCCGAGCTCGACCAGGCTCCGCCGGCCATCGGCATGGTCGCGTTCGGCGACCTGCCGCTCGGCATTCCGGCTCCGGCGGGCGTCTCGGTCATCCACCATCCGGCCCGCGAGATCGGGGTGGTCGCGGCGCGCCTCCTGATCGAGCGCATCGCAGGCGACACCCAGCCGAGCCGGACGGTCGTACTCCCGACCAGCCTCGACTGA
- a CDS encoding FGGY-family carbohydrate kinase — MTVPAVIGVDIGTSSSKGVLVALDGHVLRTATRQHAVQRPHPGWVEMDAETWWQEFLQLSRELLEQAAAEVVAVGVSGMGPCVLLTDEAGVPLRPAILYGIDTRATPQMTRLDEELGAEEILRRCGSALSTQAAGAKVSWVADNEPEVFARARRLFMPSSWLVHKLTGAYVLDQHSASQCTPLYDTRSREWYRPWADLIAPGLELPPLRWPGEVAGVVSREAAAFTGLPAGIPVITGTIDAWAEAISVGAQGVGDLMLMYGTTMFLVNTVPELVTSPCLWGTVGALPDTRNLAGGMATSGAITGWLRDLFGASNYTSLLQLAERSGPGANGLLMLPYFAGERTPVMDPDARGIIAGLTLSHTRGDLYRAALEATGFGVRHNIAAIEDAGGDVRRVVAVGGGAQGLLWTQIVSDITGRPQEIPSQTIGASYGGAFLAAQTVGAFSIEDWNPVKEIREPNPQLTERYDEFYAAYLDLYTSTRTIAHTLAAHQER; from the coding sequence ATGACGGTCCCAGCGGTTATCGGCGTGGACATCGGCACCTCCAGCAGCAAGGGCGTGCTCGTCGCCCTCGACGGTCACGTGCTCCGCACCGCCACCCGGCAGCATGCGGTCCAGCGGCCCCACCCGGGCTGGGTCGAGATGGACGCCGAGACGTGGTGGCAGGAGTTCCTCCAGCTCAGCCGGGAACTGCTCGAACAGGCCGCCGCGGAGGTCGTCGCCGTCGGGGTGAGCGGCATGGGCCCGTGCGTGCTGCTGACCGATGAGGCGGGGGTGCCGCTGCGTCCCGCGATCCTCTACGGCATCGACACCCGCGCGACGCCGCAAATGACCCGCCTGGACGAGGAGTTGGGGGCGGAGGAGATTCTGCGCCGGTGCGGTTCGGCGCTGTCCACGCAGGCGGCCGGGGCCAAGGTCTCCTGGGTCGCCGACAACGAACCCGAGGTCTTCGCCCGGGCCCGGCGCCTGTTCATGCCGAGTTCCTGGCTGGTGCACAAACTGACGGGCGCCTACGTCCTGGACCAGCACTCCGCCAGCCAGTGCACCCCGCTCTACGACACGCGGAGCCGCGAGTGGTACCGGCCCTGGGCCGATCTGATCGCGCCCGGTCTGGAACTGCCGCCCCTGCGCTGGCCGGGTGAGGTCGCCGGGGTCGTCAGCCGCGAGGCCGCCGCCTTCACCGGGCTCCCCGCAGGCATTCCGGTGATCACCGGCACCATCGACGCCTGGGCCGAGGCGATCAGTGTCGGCGCGCAGGGCGTGGGCGACCTGATGCTCATGTACGGCACCACCATGTTCCTGGTGAACACCGTCCCCGAGCTGGTGACCAGCCCCTGCCTGTGGGGGACGGTCGGCGCGCTGCCCGACACCCGCAACCTCGCGGGCGGCATGGCCACGTCCGGCGCCATCACCGGCTGGCTGCGCGATCTCTTCGGCGCCTCCAACTACACCTCGCTGCTGCAACTGGCCGAGCGCTCGGGCCCCGGCGCGAACGGCCTGCTCATGCTGCCGTACTTCGCGGGCGAGCGGACCCCGGTCATGGATCCCGACGCACGCGGCATCATCGCCGGTCTCACCCTCTCCCACACGCGCGGTGACCTGTACCGCGCGGCGCTGGAGGCGACCGGGTTCGGCGTCCGTCACAACATCGCGGCCATCGAGGACGCCGGTGGCGACGTACGCCGTGTCGTCGCCGTCGGGGGCGGCGCGCAGGGGTTGCTGTGGACGCAGATCGTCTCCGACATCACCGGGCGCCCGCAGGAGATCCCCTCCCAGACGATCGGCGCGAGCTACGGCGGTGCCTTCCTGGCGGCGCAGACGGTCGGCGCGTTCTCCATCGAGGACTGGAACCCGGTCAAGGAGATCCGCGAGCCGAACCCGCAACTGACCGAGCGGTACGACGAGTTCTACGCGGCCTACCTCGACCTCTACACCAGCACCCGCACCATCGCCCACACCCTCGCGGCCCACCAGGAGCGCTGA
- a CDS encoding fucose isomerase, producing the protein MTSYRMPVLADPPQAEPHTVYLVANGDLRPAANVTCWPAQERLESDLTAAVTSLGWRIRRGHEVDEAKGHGFIDSQRAGIEVFRTLPPDAPLIVAEAVWQYSHHLLAGLRSHRGPILVVANWSGQFPGLVGLLNLTASLTKAGRKHSALWSKDFTDDWALAGLKAWLSTGELAHDQSHVRPLPSSALSGPEVELGRALAVQLSTEKAIIGVFDEGCMGMYNAVFDDELINPLGIYKERLSQSALFAEMNTVTDDEARAVRAWLDAAGLTFHLGTDDATELTDDQVHSQCKMYVAALRIADDFGLDAVGIQYQQGLKDLVPASDLVEGLLNNVQRPPVRSRDGARELYAGAPLPHFNEVDEGVAVDALVTNRVWTAMGLDPATTLHDIRWGEQYGDDFVWVFEISGAVPASHNGGYEKSYSMRQPPMYFPLGGGTLSGVSKPGEIVWSRVFIMDGALHVDLGRGTVPELPPEETRRRLDATTPQWPIMHAVLHGVDRDQLMARHKANHLNVAYGPDARTADKALVAKAAMFDALGVRVHLCGDVPLG; encoded by the coding sequence ATGACCAGCTACCGCATGCCCGTCCTCGCGGACCCTCCCCAGGCGGAACCCCACACGGTCTATCTGGTGGCGAACGGCGATCTGCGCCCCGCCGCGAACGTGACCTGCTGGCCGGCGCAGGAGCGGCTCGAATCCGACCTTACGGCCGCCGTCACGTCGCTCGGCTGGCGCATACGACGCGGTCACGAGGTCGACGAGGCGAAGGGGCACGGCTTCATCGACAGCCAGCGCGCCGGGATCGAGGTCTTCAGGACGCTGCCCCCGGACGCCCCGCTGATCGTGGCGGAGGCGGTCTGGCAGTACAGTCACCACCTGCTCGCCGGCCTGCGCAGCCACCGGGGTCCCATCCTGGTCGTGGCCAACTGGAGCGGCCAATTCCCGGGCCTGGTCGGCCTGTTGAATCTCACCGCCAGCCTGACCAAGGCGGGCAGGAAGCACTCGGCGCTCTGGAGCAAGGACTTCACCGACGACTGGGCCCTCGCCGGTCTCAAGGCCTGGCTCAGCACAGGCGAGTTGGCGCACGACCAGAGTCACGTACGCCCGCTGCCCTCATCCGCCCTGTCCGGTCCCGAAGTCGAGCTGGGCCGGGCTCTGGCGGTTCAGCTCTCCACCGAGAAGGCGATCATCGGCGTCTTCGACGAGGGCTGCATGGGGATGTACAACGCCGTCTTCGACGACGAGTTGATCAACCCGCTCGGCATCTACAAGGAACGGCTGTCCCAGAGCGCCCTGTTCGCCGAGATGAACACGGTGACCGACGACGAGGCCCGCGCCGTCCGCGCGTGGCTCGACGCCGCCGGTCTGACCTTCCACCTCGGTACCGACGACGCCACCGAGCTGACCGACGACCAGGTTCACAGCCAGTGCAAGATGTACGTCGCCGCGCTGCGGATCGCCGACGACTTCGGTCTGGACGCCGTCGGCATCCAGTACCAGCAGGGACTCAAGGATCTCGTCCCGGCGAGCGACCTCGTGGAGGGGCTCCTCAACAACGTCCAGCGGCCGCCGGTCCGCAGCCGCGACGGTGCGCGCGAGCTGTACGCGGGCGCTCCGCTCCCCCACTTCAACGAGGTGGACGAGGGCGTGGCCGTCGACGCCCTCGTGACCAATCGGGTGTGGACCGCGATGGGGCTCGACCCCGCCACCACCCTCCACGACATCCGCTGGGGCGAGCAGTACGGCGACGACTTCGTCTGGGTGTTCGAGATATCCGGCGCCGTTCCCGCCTCGCACAACGGCGGATACGAGAAGTCGTACAGCATGCGCCAGCCGCCCATGTACTTCCCGCTCGGCGGCGGCACGCTGAGCGGGGTGTCGAAGCCGGGCGAGATCGTCTGGTCGCGGGTGTTCATCATGGACGGCGCCCTGCACGTCGACCTCGGCCGCGGGACCGTGCCGGAGCTTCCTCCGGAGGAGACCCGGCGCCGCCTCGACGCCACGACGCCGCAGTGGCCGATCATGCACGCGGTGCTGCACGGCGTCGACCGCGACCAGTTGATGGCACGCCACAAGGCCAACCACCTCAACGTCGCCTACGGTCCGGACGCGCGGACTGCGGACAAGGCCCTTGTGGCGAAGGCCGCGATGTTCGACGCGCTCGGGGTGCGCGTGCATCTGTGCGGTGACGTGCCCCTCGGCTGA
- a CDS encoding 1,4-alpha-glucan branching protein, whose translation MAMIHRTTMNPTKLELLQPWLPAQPWYVGQGGRPVLSRVGGFRLDDPEGEVGIEFMVVADESGDEPVAYHVPLTYRAAPLDGADDALLGTSEHGVLGTRWIYDGTHDPVLVATLFALLQGDAEPQAQGVSDTPDPSVTWHFAPAGGRPSLKSSITTHGSEGTELRLETIADGEAGKLIARVTRVLRPDAGAPGAVGQVTTGWRLPDGTEQRGAFVVVHDASAA comes from the coding sequence ATGGCCATGATCCACCGCACGACGATGAACCCCACCAAGCTGGAGCTTCTTCAACCGTGGCTGCCCGCGCAGCCCTGGTACGTCGGCCAGGGCGGGCGTCCGGTGCTGAGCAGGGTCGGCGGTTTCCGGCTCGACGACCCCGAGGGCGAGGTCGGCATCGAGTTCATGGTGGTCGCCGACGAGTCCGGTGACGAGCCGGTCGCGTACCACGTCCCGCTCACGTACCGCGCGGCACCGCTCGACGGAGCGGATGACGCTCTGCTCGGGACGTCCGAGCACGGGGTCCTCGGGACCCGTTGGATCTACGACGGCACCCACGACCCGGTCCTCGTCGCCACACTGTTCGCTCTCCTCCAGGGCGACGCCGAACCACAGGCCCAGGGAGTGTCCGACACCCCGGATCCGTCCGTGACCTGGCACTTCGCCCCCGCCGGCGGTCGCCCCTCGCTCAAGTCCTCGATCACGACCCACGGGAGCGAGGGCACGGAGCTGCGCTTGGAGACGATCGCCGACGGCGAGGCCGGCAAACTGATCGCCCGGGTGACGCGCGTGCTGCGCCCCGACGCCGGTGCGCCGGGTGCCGTCGGGCAGGTCACCACCGGCTGGCGCCTGCCCGACGGCACGGAGCAGCGCGGCGCCTTCGTCGTCGTACACGACGCATCGGCGGCATAG
- a CDS encoding PhzF family phenazine biosynthesis isomerase — protein sequence MTTDVSGTSPVTFPRPPAEPLRYAAFTHDPAGGNPAGIVLDASALDDAAMLTIAAEVGYSETVFVTDHDEASRRFRVRYFSPLAEVAFCGHATVALAVALAERLGPGEIVLDTPAGEIPVATRVDGAGAVLATLTSVPTRSRPALSTESDAVLTALGWAPGDLDPALPPHVAFGGNDHLVLAAASRARLADLDYDFEGLAEVMRRHGWTTVHLVWRESPERFHARDPFPVGGVVEDPATGAAAAAFGGYLRTLGLVTPPATVVIRQGEDMGRPSVLRIDVDPQDARTRVTGQAVPITV from the coding sequence ATGACCACCGACGTGAGCGGGACGAGTCCCGTGACCTTCCCGCGGCCGCCTGCCGAGCCCCTGCGCTACGCCGCCTTCACCCACGACCCGGCGGGCGGCAATCCTGCCGGGATCGTGCTGGACGCCTCGGCGCTCGACGACGCGGCGATGCTCACCATCGCCGCCGAGGTCGGCTACTCGGAGACGGTCTTCGTCACCGATCACGACGAGGCGTCGCGCCGCTTCCGCGTCCGTTACTTCAGCCCGCTCGCCGAAGTGGCCTTCTGCGGGCACGCGACCGTGGCTCTCGCCGTGGCCCTCGCCGAACGACTGGGCCCCGGCGAGATCGTCCTCGACACGCCCGCGGGCGAGATCCCCGTGGCCACCAGGGTGGACGGCGCCGGCGCGGTGCTGGCCACCCTCACCAGCGTCCCGACCCGCTCCCGCCCCGCCCTGAGCACCGAGTCGGACGCGGTGCTCACGGCCCTCGGCTGGGCTCCCGGTGACCTGGACCCGGCCCTCCCGCCGCACGTGGCGTTCGGCGGGAACGACCACCTGGTGCTCGCCGCGGCGTCCCGAGCGCGTCTGGCCGACCTCGACTACGACTTCGAAGGCCTCGCCGAGGTGATGCGGCGTCACGGCTGGACCACCGTCCACCTCGTGTGGCGCGAGTCGCCGGAGCGATTCCACGCCCGCGACCCGTTCCCGGTCGGGGGCGTCGTGGAGGACCCGGCGACCGGAGCGGCGGCCGCGGCTTTCGGCGGATACCTCCGCACGCTGGGCCTTGTCACCCCTCCCGCCACGGTCGTGATCCGCCAGGGCGAGGACATGGGCCGCCCCAGCGTCCTGCGGATCGACGTGGATCCGCAGGACGCGCGGACACGGGTCACGGGGCAGGCGGTGCCGATCACCGTCTAG
- a CDS encoding MFS transporter yields MPFAESEPDSVDGGDGGGGGPGSPEPSADGRRPAASSAPLLAVCAGYFMVILDVTIINVAVPVVGRDLSASLTGIQWITDGYTLVFAGLLMTGGALGDRFGNRRVFCAGVVVFTLASAACAFAPSASFLVGARLVEGLGAALIVPGSLALLQEAYPAPAARSRAFGLWGSMAGIAASAGPLLGGLLVSTVGWRWVFLINLPVGVVCLALTLRYVAPSPRHADRSLDWPAQCAVLAAVALLTASLNEAGRRGWSDPAVLAGLGLTVVAAAAFVLRERLARCPALPPRLLRRRAMSGAAAAGLLFNFGFYGMVFTASLDFQHQRGLSALETGLALFPAVAVTMFASVLSGRLSRRTGDRPLVVTGMLLGAAGLAGWAAAGSEPAYPLLVAPMMAAGFGTSFALTGATATVMGAAPPAYAGAASALFNTARQIGSATGVALGGSLLASSADYATGVRVSMAIGAVAYLLAAVIAWRCVPEKAGRTRKADRADVRSR; encoded by the coding sequence GTGCCCTTCGCGGAGTCGGAGCCGGATTCGGTCGACGGTGGCGACGGCGGTGGCGGCGGCCCCGGATCTCCTGAGCCGAGTGCGGACGGGCGGCGCCCCGCCGCCTCTTCGGCACCGCTACTGGCCGTGTGCGCCGGGTACTTCATGGTCATCCTGGACGTCACGATCATCAACGTGGCGGTCCCCGTCGTCGGCCGTGACCTGTCGGCCTCGCTCACCGGCATCCAGTGGATCACGGACGGATACACCCTGGTCTTCGCCGGGCTCCTGATGACCGGTGGCGCGCTGGGCGACCGGTTCGGTAACCGGCGCGTCTTCTGCGCGGGCGTGGTGGTGTTCACGCTGGCCTCCGCCGCGTGTGCCTTCGCGCCGAGCGCCTCCTTCCTCGTCGGCGCCCGGCTCGTCGAGGGGCTCGGCGCGGCGCTGATCGTCCCCGGCTCGCTCGCCCTGCTCCAGGAGGCCTATCCGGCACCGGCGGCACGCTCGCGCGCCTTCGGGCTGTGGGGCTCGATGGCCGGCATCGCCGCCTCCGCCGGGCCCCTGCTCGGCGGCCTGCTGGTCTCGACGGTCGGCTGGCGCTGGGTCTTCCTCATCAATCTGCCGGTCGGAGTGGTCTGTCTGGCCCTGACGCTGCGGTACGTCGCTCCGTCGCCGCGTCACGCCGACCGGTCCCTGGACTGGCCGGCCCAGTGCGCCGTGTTGGCGGCGGTGGCCCTGCTGACGGCGTCCCTGAACGAGGCCGGACGGCGCGGCTGGTCCGACCCCGCCGTGCTCGCCGGGCTGGGCCTGACCGTGGTGGCCGCCGCCGCGTTCGTGCTGCGCGAGCGGCTGGCCCGGTGCCCGGCTCTGCCGCCGCGTCTGCTGCGCCGACGCGCGATGAGCGGCGCGGCCGCCGCGGGCCTGCTGTTCAACTTCGGCTTCTACGGCATGGTGTTCACCGCCAGCCTGGACTTCCAGCACCAGCGCGGCCTCAGTGCCCTCGAAACGGGGCTGGCCCTGTTCCCGGCGGTGGCGGTGACCATGTTCGCCTCCGTTCTGTCCGGGCGGCTGAGCCGTCGCACGGGGGACCGCCCACTCGTGGTCACCGGCATGCTCCTGGGCGCCGCGGGCCTGGCCGGCTGGGCGGCGGCCGGCTCCGAGCCCGCGTACCCGCTGCTGGTGGCGCCGATGATGGCCGCCGGGTTCGGTACGTCCTTCGCGCTCACCGGCGCGACCGCCACCGTGATGGGTGCCGCTCCCCCGGCGTACGCGGGAGCCGCCTCCGCCCTGTTCAACACGGCCCGCCAGATCGGCAGCGCGACCGGCGTGGCCCTCGGCGGCAGCCTCCTTGCCTCCAGCGCCGACTACGCCACCGGCGTGCGGGTCAGCATGGCCATCGGGGCCGTCGCCTACCTGCTCGCGGCGGTCATCGCGTGGCGGTGCGTGCCGGAGAAGGCGGGGAGGACGAGGAAGGCGGACAGGGCGGACGTACGGAGCCGGTGA